The Arachis hypogaea cultivar Tifrunner chromosome 16, arahy.Tifrunner.gnm2.J5K5, whole genome shotgun sequence genome contains a region encoding:
- the LOC112754764 gene encoding ferredoxin--NADP reductase, root isozyme, chloroplastic-like, translating to MAHLIASQVAVAVPLGNDLSLKRTALKVSNLNFQDKSWALVLTFDLKANNSQLRSRHVTCMSVQQASVPKVTVSPLELEDANEPPLNIYKPKEPYTATIVSVERLVGPKAPGETCHIVIDHGGNVPYWEGQSYGVIPQGENPKKPGSSHNVRLYSIASTRYGDNFDGKTASLCVRRAVYYDSETRKEDPSKQGVCSNFLCNSKPGDKIKITGPSGKIMLLPEDDPNATHIMIATGTGVAPFRGYLRRMFMELVPKFKFGGLAWLFLGVANIDSLLYDDEFTKYLKDYPDNFRYDKALSREQKNRSGGKMYVQDKIKEYSDEIFKLLDNGAHIYFCGLKGMMPGIQDTLKKVAEQRGENWEEKLSQLKKNKQWHVEVY from the exons ATGGCTCATTTGATTGCGTCACAG GTAGCTGTGGCTGTTCCTCTTGGCAACGATTTGTCTCTCAAAAGAACTGCGCTTAAG GTATCTAACTTAAACTTCCAGGATAAATCATGGGCACTGGTCTTAACTTTCGACCTGAAAGCAAACAACTCTCAACTAAGAAGTCGGCATGTGACATGCATGTCGGTGCAACAAGCTAGTGTACCCAAAGTTACAGTCTCCCCTTTAGAATTGGAAGATGCTAATGAACCTCCATTGAATATATACAAGCCTAAAGAGCCATACACAGCAACTATTGTTTCCGTTGAGAGACTCGTTGGCCCAAAGGCTCCTGGTGAAACATGTCATATTGTGATTGATCATGGTGGCAATGTTCCCTACTGGGAAGGACAGAGTTATGGTGTCATTCC GCAAGGAGAAAATCCGAAGAAACCTGGAAGTTCCCATAATGTTCGGCTATATTCAATTGCTTCGACGAGGTATGGAGACAATTTTGATGGTAAAACCGCCAGCTTGTGTGTGCGTCGTGCCGTTTATTATGATTCTGAGACTAGAAAGGAAGATCCATCTAAGCAAGGCGTTTGCAGCAACTTTTTGTGCAACTCCAAGCctggagacaaaattaaaatcacAG GGCCCTCTGGGAAGATCATGCTTTTGCCTGAAGATGATCCAAATGCTACACACATAATGATTGCAACTGGTACTGGTGTTGCTCCATTTAGAGGCTATCTGCGCCGAATGTTTATGGAGTTAGTTCCTAAATTCAAGTTTGGTGGACTAGCCTGGCTCTTCCTTGGTGTTGCCAATATCGATAGTCTTTTATATGATGACGAATTCACCAAATACCTTAAGGACTATCCGGACAACTTCCGCTATGACAAAGCTCTCAGCAGAGAGCAGAAGAATAGGAGCGGAGGCAAGATGTATGTTCAGGATAAGATCAAGGAATATAGCGATGAGATCTTCAAACTTCTCGACAATGGAGCTCACATTTACTTCTGTGGTCTAAAGGGGATGATGCCTGGAATCCAAGATACACTGAAGAAGGTTGCAGAGCAAAGAGGAGAAAATTGGGAAGAAAAACTTTCACAACTTAAGAAGAACAAACAATGGCATGTTGAAGTCTATTGA